GTGGATATCTGCATCCGTCCAGCCTATCGCAAATGGCGCCTGGGGATAAGCATGATGCAGGCGATGTACGAGTTGGTCGTACATAAGGGGCTGGAGCGTCTGCTCGGCGGCGGCAGGATGCCGGGCTACGGCCAGTATGCGGCGGAGCTGTCAGCCGAAGCCTATCTGGAAAAGGTCGTCTCAGGCGAGCTGAAAGATCCAGTCATCAGCTTTTTGATGCGGGCGGGACGCACTCCTGTAAAAGTGGTCCAAGACTACCTGGAGGACGAAGAATCACGCAATTACGCCGCTTTGATGGAATGGAAAAACCCTTTTCGATCCCACCCTGGATCGTAAGGAAACGACATAACCAAGAGAGTTGGAGGAAGCCATGATGCAATACGTACGCATTCAAAATATTCAAGACCCGTTGTTTGTGCAGATGCACCAGCTGATGCAGGAAGTGTTTCCGCCGGAGGAAGTCCTCGACTTTGACCTGTGGAAAGAACCGCTGGAGGATCCGGGCATCCGCGTATTTGTCGCCGTTCACGAGGGAAAAGTCGTAGGTGCGACCGAATATCGCTATTATCCAGACATGAATGTAGCCATGACCGATTTCACGATTATCGGACGGGAAGGCATGGGCATCGGCCGCTTCCTCGCCCGCGAGCGGCAAAAAGATTTGCTCCGCCTGGCAGAACAAAACGGCAAGGTGCTCTACGGAATGTTTGCCGAGATCTACGATCCGTACAAAGCCCAAGACCATGCCTTCGGCGGCATCAAGCCGATGGATCCGTTTGTCCGCAGAGAAGTGCTTTCCCACCTGGGCTACAAACGCATTGATTTTCCGTACGTGCATCCGTCCTGGCAAAATGACGGAGAAGCCGTTTCCGGGCTCGACCTGTGCTTCATGCCGACCGACGAAGACCAGGATCAGCTGGAATCTTCGCTGGTCAAGACTTTCCTGACGCGCTACTACGCCGTTCTGCCGCAAAAGCCCCAGACGTGGCTGGACATGGTCGATGGATTGGCCAAACAAGACAAACTGGCGCTTTTACCCATCTAACATCTATAGCGGCATCGCGCAAAAAAGCCAGGCTGTCTCTTCTGTGATACAAGCAGAGCCGCAGTCTGGCTTTTCGAATGCACAGGGAAATACGGCAACCATGTAGCCGGCCGGTGGTACAATAGAAACACCGGCCGCTGCGCCTGTCATCCCGCGATCAGCGTGGTGCCGGGTGTCCTCTTTATACCGTTCCCGGCGAGAAGGATTCCGCGCGAACCGGCACGAAGAAGTCTGAGTAAGCTGGCACGAACATTCAATGAAGGCAGCAGGATAAAGATGAGTCTGGCGAGCGATCGGACCGGAGAAAATAGCAGTGGAGGCGATCAAGATGCTAGAGAAGGCAACGTTTGCAGGTGGGTGCTTTTGGTGCATGGTCAAACCATTTGATGAGCTGCCCGGCATCCACGGCGTTGTGTCAGGGTATACCGGCGGATTTACCGAGAATCCCACGTACGAGGAAGTCTGCACCGATCAGACAGGGCATCGGGAGGCCGTACAAATTACCTTTGACCCTGACATTTTCCCCTATGAGAAGCTGCTTCACATCTTCTGGATGAACATCGATCCGACAGATGCAGGCGGACAGTTCCACGACCGCGGCGAGCATTACAAGACCGCGATTTACTACCATAACGAACGGCAGAAGGAACTGGCGGAGAAATCAAAACAGGAGCTGGAGGCAAGCGGCCGTTTTTCCGCACCGATCGTGACGGATATTTTGCCCGCGAAGCCGTTTTATCCGGCGGAGGAAGGGCATCAGGCCTACTACAAGAAGAACCCGTTCCACTACAACCGCTACTATGCCGGTTCCGGCCGCAAACAGTTCACCGAAGAACATTGGCGCGCACAAAAAGACCCGGCAGAACTGAAGAAGAGACTGACGCCGATCCAATATGAGGTGACGCAAAACAACGGAACGGAGCGTCCCTTCACAGGCGAATACTACAACAATACGAGAGACGGCATCTATGTCGACATTGTTTCCGGCGAGCCGCTTTTCAGTTCCCGGGATCAATACGATGCGGGCTGCGGCTGGCCCAGCTTCACTAAGCCCTTGCACAAGCACCATATCAACGAGCTTTTGGATACGTCGCACGGGATGATTCGGACGGAGGTCCGCAGCAAATACGGCGACTCCCATCTCGGCCATGTGTTCCCTGATGGACCCGGACCAAACGGCTTGCGCTACTGCATCAATTCAGCCGCCTTGCGATTTATTCCCAAGGAGGAGCTGGAAGCAGAGGGGTACGGGGAGTATCTCAGTCTGTTTGAGCAGGACCAATAATTACTCGCATTCCCGTCATGTCGGGCCGATTCCGTAATAGCTGCGCTGCCTGCGGCGGGAGTGCTTTTCCAACCCGGAGAGGGATAAGCAGGAAAAGGGGGCAGGGCAAGTGAAGACGCAAATGTGGACCTCCAGCATCCTCTGCCTGGCCGTATTGCTCCATCTGCTGGTGATGAGCGGCTGGGCAGAAGCGGCGCTGACGCAGCCGTTGCAGCTCGCGACACTGACGCTCATGCTGACGGCGGTACTACTCTTGCGCAAAAAGAAGCGCAAGCGAAAAAAAGCAGCCAGGAAGCCTCCGGCCACTGTCCATAAAATGCTGGAAAAGGCTGAGGGAGGGGAGACCATCCAGTGAGAGACTATACCCTCATTCAGGCGATACTGGATGCCTCCCATGACGGCATCATCGCGGTGGATCGGGACTCGACGGTGATCTGGGTGAATAAAAACGCTCTGGAGATTCTCGGCCTCCCTCCCCATGTGGTCGGAGAAAAAATTACCCGCTACATTCCCCAATCCGACTTGCTGCGCATTCTGGCCACGGGCAAGCGGGAGATCGGGGACATCGCGACCGTCTTGAACCGCCAAATTATCATAAACCGCCTGCCGATCGTCATCGACGGGCAGACGGTGGGTGCCGTCAGTACATTCAAGGAATTTACCGATATTCAAAAAATGGAACTGCGGATTCGCAAGCAGAGCATGGAAAGCGGCCTCGAGGCCAAATACAGGCTGGAGGATATCGTCGGCCATTCCGACGTCATCCGGGAGGCAAAAGAGCTGGCGGAAACCTTTGGCCGCACAGAGGCCACCGTCCTGATTCTGGGAGAAACGGGGACGGGAAAGGAGCTGTTTGCGCAGGGCATGCACCTGTGCAGCCAGCGTGCAGCAGGTCCCTTCGTCGCCGTCAACTGTGCCGCTTTGCCGGGAAATTTGCTGGAGAGCGAACTCTTCGGTTACGAGGATGGCGCCTTTACCGGAGCGCGCAAGGGAGGAAAGCCCGGCTTGTTTGAACTGGCGCATGGCGGCACGCTCTTTTTGGATGAGATCGGCGAGATGTCTCTGCCCATCCAAGCGCTGCTGCTTCGGGTGCTGCAGGAGAAAAAGGTGAGACGGATAGGCGGAGAGCGCGTCATTCCGGTGGATGTGCGCATCATTGCGGCCACCAACCGCGATGTGGAAGAACGAATCCGGATGAGCCAATTCCGTTCGGATCTTTATTACCGGCTGAATGTTCTGACTTTGGAGCTCCCGCCGCTGAGGCAAAGACTGGAGGACATCCCCGCCCTCACCTGGGCGATCATCCGCGAAATCGCCGAGAGGGGCGACAAGACGATCGAGAGCGTGAGCGAATCCCTTTTTAAGCTGTTCACCCAGCATGATTGGCCGGGCAACGTGCGGGAGCTGCGCAATGTCGTGGAACGGATGGTGCTGCTGAGCAAAACGGCGAGGCTGGAGCGGCGGGATGCCGCCTTTTTTGAAAAGAAACTGCAGAAACGCCGCCAGACGGACGGGGCTGCTGCTGTGGCGGGGACGATTCCTGCCGCCGAGGATGAGGCGGAGATGATCCTGCGCGTTTTGCAACAGACGAGAGGGAATCGACAGGAGGCGGCGAAGCTGCTCGGCGTCGACCGGACGACGCTATGGCGGAAGCTGAAAAAATACGGGCATGGCTCGACATGATGATGTTGCAAATGCAACAACAAATGCAACGGTGTGCAACACCAGTGCGCTCGTGAAAAAAGAGCAAAGCCCGCAAATAACTGAATATTGAAAACATATCATTTGGCACAGCTTTTGCAATAAGCATAGAGTAGAAAACTTATTGCAAAGGAGTCGCTTGGATGAAATATTTCTCGGCTGCGGTTATACCCGGGGACGGCATTGGCCCGGAGGTGATGGAGGTCGGGATGTCGCTGCTCCAGGCCATCGGAGACATTCATGGCGGTCTGTCGTTTGAGGCGGAGTCGTTTCCGTGGAACTGCCGTTATTATCTGCAGCACGGGCGGATGATGCCAGAGGATGGACTGGAGCGGCTGCGGCCGTTTGACGTGATTCTGCTCGGGGCCATCGGCGCGCCGGGCGTGCCCGACCACATCTCCGTCTGGGAGCTGATCCTCCCGATCAGAAGAAGCTTTCAGCAGTACGTCAACCTGCGCCCGATCAAGCTCCTGCGGGGCCTGGAGAGCCCGCTGCGCGGCAAAGGGCATGAGCATCTGGATTTCGTCGTGGTCCGGGAAAATACAGAGGGTGAATACTCCAATATGGGTGGAAGGCTTCACGTCGGCACCCCTTATGAGATGGCGATGCAAAACAATGTTTTCACCCGATACGGCACCGAGCGGATTATCCGCTATGCCTTTGAATTGGCCCAAGCTACAGGCAAAACGAGGCTGACCGCCGCCACCAAATCAAATGGCATCAACCACTCCATGCCATTTTGGGATGAGATCGTCAAAGAAATCAGCCTCCATTATCCGAATATTCAAACCAGTCTAATCCACATCGACGCGCTTGCCGCTTTTTTTGTCAGCAGGCCCGAAGCGTTTGATGTGGTCGTCGCAAGCAACCTGTTCGGCGATATCTTAACCGATCTCGGTGCGGCGGTGGTGGGGGGGCTCGGTCTGGCTCCGTCGGGCAACATCAATCCGGAGAAAACGTATCCCTCCATGTTCGAGCCGATTCACGGCTCTGCTCCCGACATCGCGGGACGGGGCATCGCCAATCCGATCGCCACCATCTGGAGCATCAGCATGATGCTGGATCACCTGGGGGAGAGAGAACTGGGCAGGCTGGTGCTGGACTGTATTGAGGAGGTACTGGTAGAGGGAAAAGTACGTACGCCTGATATCGGCGGCAAGGCGACGACACAGGAAATGGGGAAAGCCATCTTGGCGCAGCTCTATCGAAGAGGAGGATGACAGATGGATCGTGCAGAGCTCAAAACGAAGGATTACCCGCTGTATATCCACGGGGAATGGATCCATACCGAAGAGAGAATTCCGGTTGCGCATAAATACACAGGGCAGGTCATTGCCACGATTGGGAAAGCGTCTCGCCATCACGTGGAGGAGGCCGTCACCTGGGCGCTGCATACCTTTCGCACGCAAAAGCTGACCCCTTCGGAGAGGAGCGATATCCTGCTTCGGGCCAGTCAGATCGCGAGCAGCAGGCGGGAAGAGCTGGAACTGTCGCTCGTGCAGGAAGTGGGCAAAACCAGAAAGGACGCGCGTGGGGAACTGGATCGGGTCATTCATACACTGCGCCTCTCGTCCGAGGAAGCCAAACGAATCTGCGGCGAAATGGTCCCGCTCGGTGCCGCCCCGGGTTCTGAAAATCGCCTGGGCTTCGCCATTCGCGTGCCGAAAGGAGTGATTGCGGCGATCACGCCATTCAATTATCCGCTCTTGCTGAGCACGCACAAAGTGGCGCCTGCCTTGGCTGCGGGAAATACCATCGTCCTGAAGCCGGCCACTGCCACGCCGATCGCCTCCTATTTGCTGGTCGAGATTCTCGAGCAGGCCGGCTTGCCCAAAGGATTTGTGAACATCGTAACCGGTTCCGGCAGTCAGGTAGGCAACTGGCTCTTGGAAGACCCCCGCATCGCGATGTACACCTTTACCGGTTCGGCGGAAGTGGGGACAGAGATCAAGCAGAGGAGCGGATTGCGCCCGGTCGCCTTGGAGCTGGGCAATAATTCGCCCAATATCGTACACGAGGATGCCGACTTGGAGCAGGCAGCCAAGCTGATCGCACAGCGGAGCTTTCACAATGCCGGGCAGGCGTGCATTGCGGTGCAGAGAATCTTCGTGGCAGAAGCGGTCCGCGAGGCATTTACCGAGAAGTACCTAAGCGAAGTGAGAAGCCTCCGCGTAGGGGATCCGGAAGACGAAGCGACGGATGTCGGCCCGATGATCAGCGAAGCGGAAGCGATGCGGGCAGAAGCATGGGTACAGGAAGCCGTCCAGCAGGGGGCTGAGCTTTTGCATGGCGGACATCGAGAGGGGAGCATCATGCATCCGACGGTGCTGGCGAAGACGACGCCGGAGATGAAAGTAAACTGCCTGGAGGTGTTTGCCCCCATCGTCACGATCATTCCCTATCAATCGATTGACGAAGCGTTTGCCGCTGCCAACGCATCCGCCTACGGGCTGCAAGCCGGCATCTTTACCAATGATTTGAATCTGGCGATGAGAGCGGCCCGCGAGCTGGAATACGGCGGTGTCATCATCAATGACGTATCCACGTATCGCAACGATGTCATGCCTTACGGCGGCATCAAGAACAGCGGACTGGGAAAAGAAGGCCCTCATTACGCCATCGAAGAGATGACCGATCTGCGGATGGTCGTCATGAATCTGAAGCAGTAGGGGAGGGGAGTGCATGTTGTTAAAAGGAAAGACCGCGTTCGTCACCGGCGGCGGCTCGGGGATGGGAAAAGCCATCAGCAAGCTGTTCAATAAGCAGGGAGCTCAGGTGGCCATCGTCGACTGGATTGGGGAGGCTGCTGCCCATACGGCTGCTGAATGCGGCACAGCCGTGATGCCCCTTACAGCGGACATGTCCCGGGAAGAAGAGGTAGCCGCAGCAGTCGCCCGCACCGTGGAGGAGTTCGGCAGTATCGACATCGTCGTCAACTCCGCCGGGGTGCCGATGGCCTTCACCCCGGTTGAGGAAGTGTCGCTGGAGCAGTGGCATCGGACGATGGATATCAATTGCACATCGATTTTCCTCACGGCGAAGTACGCTGTCCCTCATATGAAAGCAAAACAGAGCGGCTCCATCCTCAACATCTGCTCAATTGCGGGTGTCCGGGCGCGCCCCGGATTGAACGCGTACTGTGCGTCAAAAGGGGCGGCCATCATGCTGACGAAGGCGCTGGCGATCGAGCTGGCGCCGTACCGGATTCGCGTCAACGGCATCAATCCCGGACCAGCCGAAACCCCGATGCTCAGCCAATTTTTGCAGGGCGACGCCGAACAAAAAGAACGGGATACCAAGGAAATTTTTCTCAGTAGTGTGCCGCTCGGCATGCTAATCCAACCGGAAGATATTGCCGAGGCCGCGCTCTACCTGTGCAGCGATCTGGCCAAGATCGTCACGGGGGAGATCGTCAATGTCGATGGCGGGCGAGGAATCTGAGGAGACAGGGGGAGACGGCATGACGAAAGAACCCATCATTCGTGTGGACAATGTCACGTTTTCTTATCAAGTGAACCAGGAACAGGTCATCCCCGTTTTGCATGGCGTCTCTATGGAAGTTTTTTCAGGTGAGTATCTGGCGATTATCGGGCATAACGGCTCGGGCAAATCGACGCTTTCGAAACATCTGAACGGGATCTTGACGCCACATCAGGGAGACGTCTGGGTAAACGGGATCAATACGAGGGAAAAAACGCGCATCCATGAGATTCGCAGTCAGGTCGGAATGGTCTTTCAGCATCCGGACAATCAGCTTGTGGCGACCATCGTCGAGGATGATGTGGCCTTTGGTCTGGAAAACATCGGCGTTCCGCCGGATGAGATGAGCGCACGGGTGAATGATGCCCTGGACGCGGTCGGGATGAGCGCGTTCCGGCATCGGCCTCCGCATCATTTGTCGGGCGGTCAAAAGCAGCGGGTGGCGATCGCCGGAATTTTGGCGATGAAGCCGCGCTGTCTGGTCCTGGATGAAGCGACCAGCATGCTGGACAGCTATGGCAGACAGGAGATTTTGCAAGTCGTTCGCCAGCTCCATCGGGAAGGGATGACGATCGTCACCGTCACGCATCACATGTCCGAGGTGGCAGAAGCCGACCGCGTGCTGGTGATGGAAGGGGGACAGATCGTGATGGAGGGGACTCCGCGGGAGGTGTTTGCCCGGCAGGATCGCCTCCGGGAGCTCCATCTCGACGTGCCGGACGCGAGCCGGATCGCCCAGTTGGTCCATGCGCAAAACAGGGCCTTTTCTCCCGATCTGATCCACAATCACGAAATTGTGGACGAAGTACGGCGGCTGCACGTCAGACGGGCGGAGGCGAGCGGCACATGACCCAACCGATTCTGAAGACGGAGCGTCTCTCGCATGTGTATATGAGCGGAACCCCGCTGGAGCACCGGGCGCTGGACGATGTAAGCATCCAAATCGAGGCGGGGGAATGCGTCGCCATCATCGGCCACACCGGTTCGGGCAAATCGACGTTGATCCAGCATTTTAACGGGCTCATTCGGCCCCAATCAGGAGACGTGATCATTGAGGGGAAACACGTCTCCGATTCGAAAATCGATGTAAAGGCTCTCCGCCGGCAAGTGGGACTGGTCTTTCAAAACCCGGAGGACCAGATCTTCGAAAAGCTGGTTGGTGACGATATCGCCTACGGTCCGTTTAAGATGGGGCTTGCGTTGGATGAGGTTCGCCGCCGCGTCCAGTGGGCGATGGAACTGGTCGGCCTCTCCTTTGACGAGATGAAGGATCGTCCTACCTTTGCGCTCAGCGGCGGGCAAAAACGGAAAGTCGCCCTGGCTGGCGTCCTGTCGCTGCAGCCAAAGATACTGGTCTTGGATGAACCGACCGCCGGACTCGACCCCCG
This sequence is a window from Brevibacillus composti. Protein-coding genes within it:
- a CDS encoding GNAT family N-acetyltransferase; amino-acid sequence: MQYVRIQNIQDPLFVQMHQLMQEVFPPEEVLDFDLWKEPLEDPGIRVFVAVHEGKVVGATEYRYYPDMNVAMTDFTIIGREGMGIGRFLARERQKDLLRLAEQNGKVLYGMFAEIYDPYKAQDHAFGGIKPMDPFVRREVLSHLGYKRIDFPYVHPSWQNDGEAVSGLDLCFMPTDEDQDQLESSLVKTFLTRYYAVLPQKPQTWLDMVDGLAKQDKLALLPI
- the msrA gene encoding peptide-methionine (S)-S-oxide reductase MsrA, with protein sequence MLEKATFAGGCFWCMVKPFDELPGIHGVVSGYTGGFTENPTYEEVCTDQTGHREAVQITFDPDIFPYEKLLHIFWMNIDPTDAGGQFHDRGEHYKTAIYYHNERQKELAEKSKQELEASGRFSAPIVTDILPAKPFYPAEEGHQAYYKKNPFHYNRYYAGSGRKQFTEEHWRAQKDPAELKKRLTPIQYEVTQNNGTERPFTGEYYNNTRDGIYVDIVSGEPLFSSRDQYDAGCGWPSFTKPLHKHHINELLDTSHGMIRTEVRSKYGDSHLGHVFPDGPGPNGLRYCINSAALRFIPKEELEAEGYGEYLSLFEQDQ
- a CDS encoding sigma-54 interaction domain-containing protein, producing the protein MRDYTLIQAILDASHDGIIAVDRDSTVIWVNKNALEILGLPPHVVGEKITRYIPQSDLLRILATGKREIGDIATVLNRQIIINRLPIVIDGQTVGAVSTFKEFTDIQKMELRIRKQSMESGLEAKYRLEDIVGHSDVIREAKELAETFGRTEATVLILGETGTGKELFAQGMHLCSQRAAGPFVAVNCAALPGNLLESELFGYEDGAFTGARKGGKPGLFELAHGGTLFLDEIGEMSLPIQALLLRVLQEKKVRRIGGERVIPVDVRIIAATNRDVEERIRMSQFRSDLYYRLNVLTLELPPLRQRLEDIPALTWAIIREIAERGDKTIESVSESLFKLFTQHDWPGNVRELRNVVERMVLLSKTARLERRDAAFFEKKLQKRRQTDGAAAVAGTIPAAEDEAEMILRVLQQTRGNRQEAAKLLGVDRTTLWRKLKKYGHGST
- a CDS encoding tartrate dehydrogenase, yielding MKYFSAAVIPGDGIGPEVMEVGMSLLQAIGDIHGGLSFEAESFPWNCRYYLQHGRMMPEDGLERLRPFDVILLGAIGAPGVPDHISVWELILPIRRSFQQYVNLRPIKLLRGLESPLRGKGHEHLDFVVVRENTEGEYSNMGGRLHVGTPYEMAMQNNVFTRYGTERIIRYAFELAQATGKTRLTAATKSNGINHSMPFWDEIVKEISLHYPNIQTSLIHIDALAAFFVSRPEAFDVVVASNLFGDILTDLGAAVVGGLGLAPSGNINPEKTYPSMFEPIHGSAPDIAGRGIANPIATIWSISMMLDHLGERELGRLVLDCIEEVLVEGKVRTPDIGGKATTQEMGKAILAQLYRRGG
- a CDS encoding aldehyde dehydrogenase family protein, with the translated sequence MDRAELKTKDYPLYIHGEWIHTEERIPVAHKYTGQVIATIGKASRHHVEEAVTWALHTFRTQKLTPSERSDILLRASQIASSRREELELSLVQEVGKTRKDARGELDRVIHTLRLSSEEAKRICGEMVPLGAAPGSENRLGFAIRVPKGVIAAITPFNYPLLLSTHKVAPALAAGNTIVLKPATATPIASYLLVEILEQAGLPKGFVNIVTGSGSQVGNWLLEDPRIAMYTFTGSAEVGTEIKQRSGLRPVALELGNNSPNIVHEDADLEQAAKLIAQRSFHNAGQACIAVQRIFVAEAVREAFTEKYLSEVRSLRVGDPEDEATDVGPMISEAEAMRAEAWVQEAVQQGAELLHGGHREGSIMHPTVLAKTTPEMKVNCLEVFAPIVTIIPYQSIDEAFAAANASAYGLQAGIFTNDLNLAMRAARELEYGGVIINDVSTYRNDVMPYGGIKNSGLGKEGPHYAIEEMTDLRMVVMNLKQ
- a CDS encoding SDR family oxidoreductase, translating into MLLKGKTAFVTGGGSGMGKAISKLFNKQGAQVAIVDWIGEAAAHTAAECGTAVMPLTADMSREEEVAAAVARTVEEFGSIDIVVNSAGVPMAFTPVEEVSLEQWHRTMDINCTSIFLTAKYAVPHMKAKQSGSILNICSIAGVRARPGLNAYCASKGAAIMLTKALAIELAPYRIRVNGINPGPAETPMLSQFLQGDAEQKERDTKEIFLSSVPLGMLIQPEDIAEAALYLCSDLAKIVTGEIVNVDGGRGI
- a CDS encoding energy-coupling factor transporter ATPase, whose amino-acid sequence is MTKEPIIRVDNVTFSYQVNQEQVIPVLHGVSMEVFSGEYLAIIGHNGSGKSTLSKHLNGILTPHQGDVWVNGINTREKTRIHEIRSQVGMVFQHPDNQLVATIVEDDVAFGLENIGVPPDEMSARVNDALDAVGMSAFRHRPPHHLSGGQKQRVAIAGILAMKPRCLVLDEATSMLDSYGRQEILQVVRQLHREGMTIVTVTHHMSEVAEADRVLVMEGGQIVMEGTPREVFARQDRLRELHLDVPDASRIAQLVHAQNRAFSPDLIHNHEIVDEVRRLHVRRAEASGT
- a CDS encoding energy-coupling factor transporter ATPase — its product is MTQPILKTERLSHVYMSGTPLEHRALDDVSIQIEAGECVAIIGHTGSGKSTLIQHFNGLIRPQSGDVIIEGKHVSDSKIDVKALRRQVGLVFQNPEDQIFEKLVGDDIAYGPFKMGLALDEVRRRVQWAMELVGLSFDEMKDRPTFALSGGQKRKVALAGVLSLQPKILVLDEPTAGLDPRSRQELLGRIKHLNETEGLTVIFVSHNMEEVAELADRVYVMGQGKVVCEGTPRAIFSNQELLRTHQIGTPESVDILYRLQAAGYPVNPGAYLAEEAAEEIITIIGR